One segment of Strix aluco isolate bStrAlu1 chromosome 4, bStrAlu1.hap1, whole genome shotgun sequence DNA contains the following:
- the NDUFS3 gene encoding NADH dehydrogenase [ubiquinone] iron-sulfur protein 3, mitochondrial: MLAAAARGVVARAVLRAGAGPAAAVTARARLAGSSAAETRPTVRPKNEVEQKQLCVFGEYVAEILPKYIQQAQVTCFNELELLIHPDGIIPVLTFLRDHTNAQFKSLADLTAVDVPSRQYRFEIVYNLLSLRFNSRIRVKTYTDELTPIDSAVSVHKAANWYEREVWDMYGVFFANHPDLRRILTDYGFEGHPFRKDFPLSGYVEVRYDDEVKRVVAEPVELSQEFRKFDLNSPWEAFPAYRAAPEPLKIEAGAKKEDAK; encoded by the exons ATGTTggcagcggcggcgcggggggtGGTGGCGCGGGCCGTGCTGCGAG CTGGCGCAGGCCCGGCGGCGGCAGTGACGGCGCGGGCCCGGCTGGCGGGGAGCTCTGCCGCGGAGACTCGCC ctaCTGTCAGACCAAAAAATGAAGTAGAACAGAAGCAGCTATGTGTTTTTGGGGAGTATGTAGCTGAGATTCTGCCCAAGTATATCCAGCAAGCCCAG GTGACCTGTTTCAATGAGCTGGAACTCTTGATCCATCCAGATGGGATCATTCCAGTTCTGACCTTCCTTCGAGATCACACTAATGCCCAGTTCAAATCCTTGGCTGACTTGACTGCTGTCGATGTCCCGTCTCGGCAGTACCGCTTTGAG ATTGTGTACAATCTCCTGTCTCTGCGGTTCAACAGTCGGATCCGTGTGAAGACATACACCGATGAGCTGACACCCATCGACTCAGCAGTGTCTGTGCACAAGGCAGCAAACTGGTATGAGAGAGAG GTTTGGGACATGTATGGTGTTTTCTTTGCCAACCACCCTGATCTAAGGCGAATCCTCACAGACTATGGGTTTGAGGGCCATCCTTTCCGGAAGGACTTTCCACTCTCTGGTTACGTGGAG GTGCGGTATGATGATGAAGTGAAACGGGTAGTGGCAGAGCCTGTGGAGCTATCTCAGGAATTTCGCAAGTTTGATCTGAATAGTCCTTGGGAAGCATTTCCTGCCTATCGTGCAGCTCCAGAACCCCTGAAAATAGAAGCAGGAGCCAAGAAAGAAGATGCAAAATAG
- the KBTBD4 gene encoding kelch repeat and BTB domain-containing protein 4 isoform X1, which translates to MKGGAADCWRSDLCSTMDSSEETGGSSAEENYFVNYTFTDRSHSGRVAQGIMKLCLEDELFADVTISVEGKEFQLHRLVLSAQSCFFRSMFTSNLKEAHNRVIELQDVSESVFQLLVDYIYHGTVKLRAEELQETYEVADMYQLTALFEECSRFLARTVQVRNCLQVMWLADQHSDMELYTAAKHCAKSHLSQLQDTEEFLHLPLRLLTDILTDGVPCSQNPTVAIETWINFNKEERAGFSETLRSSLKVIGENVHIYLIGKESSRTHSLAVSLHCADDDSISVSGQNSLCHQITAACKHGSDLYVVGGSIPRRMWKCNNATIDWEWCAPLPRDRLQHTLVSVPSKDAIYSLGGKTLQDTLSNAVIYYRVRDNVWTETSQLEVAVSGAAGVNLNGVIYLLGGEENDLDFFTKPSRLIQCYDTNTEKCHVKPYVLPFAGRMHAAVHKDVVFIVAEGDSLLCYNPLLDSFTRLCLPDAWSSVPSLWKIASCNGSIYVFRDRYKKGDANTFKLNPATSVVTVTSGIKVLLTNLQFVLA; encoded by the exons atgAAGGGAGGCGCCgcag ATTGCTGGAGGTCTGATCTGTGCAGCACCATGGACTCTTCAGAAGAGACTGGAGGctcctctgcagaagaaaactaCTTTGTGAACTACACCTTCACCGACCGCTCCCACTCAGGCCGCGTGGCCCAGGGTATTATGAAATTATGCTTGGAGGATGAGCTCTTTGCTGATGTTACAATATCAGTGGAAGGCAAGGAATTCCAGCTGCACCGTTTGGTCCTCTCAGCACAGAGTTGCTTTTTTCGTTCTATGTTCACTTCCAACCTAAAAGAGGCCCACAACCGGGTGATTGAGCTGCAGGACGTTAGTGAGAGTGTCTTTCAGCTCCTGGTGGACTATATTTACCATGGGACTGTAAAGCTGAGGGCAGAGGAATTGCAGGAAACCTATGAAGTGGCAGACATGTACCAGCTGACTGCCCTTTTTGAAGAGTGCTCCCGTTTTCTGGCTCGTACGGTGCAGGTTAGGAACTGTCTGCAGGTCATGTGGTTGGCAGATCAACACAGTGACATGGAGCTCTACACAGCTGCCAAACACTGTGCAAAGTCACATTTGTCTCAACTGCAAGACACAGAGGAGTTCCTACACCTGCCCCTCCGCCTGCTGACAGACATCCTTACAG ATGGCGTTCCATGTTCTCAGAATCCAACAGTTGCCATAGAAACCTGGATCAACTTCAACAAGGAGGAGCGAGCGGGCTTTTCAGAGACACTGCGATCAAGTCTGAAG GTGATTGGAGAAAATGTTCACATCTACCTGATTGGAAAGGAGTCGTCACGTACGCACTCACTCGCTGTCTCTCTGCATTGTGCTGATGATGACTCCATAAGTGTGAGTGGCCAGAACAGCTTGTGTCACCAGATCACTGCAGCCTGCAAGCACGGGAGTGACCTATATGTCGTCGGTGGCTCCATTCCACGACGCATGTGGAAATGCAACAACGCGACCATAGACTGGGAATGGTGTGCCCCTCTGCCCCGTGACCGGCTCCAACACACCCTTGTCTCCGTGCCGAGCAAGGATGCAATCTATTCACTGGGGGGGAAAACTCTCCAGGACACTCTCTCTAATGCCGTCATCTATTACAGAGTACGAGACAATGTCTGGACAGAGACCAGCCAGTTGGAAGTGGCCGTCTCTGGAGCCGCAGGTGTAAACCTTAATGGTGTCATTTACCTGCTGGGTGGGGAGGAAAATGACTTGGACTTCTTCACCAAGCCCTCTCGGCTAATTCAGTGCTACGATACCAACACAGAGAAGTGCCACGTGAAGCCATACGTACTGCCTTTTGCCGGGCGCATGCATGCTGCTGTGCACAAGGATGTGGTGTTCATCGTAGCTGAGGGGGATTCGCTGCTCTGCTATAATCCTCTGCTGGATAGCTTCACCCGGCTCTGCCTGCCAGATGCCTGGAGCTCGGTACCATCCCTCTGGAAAATCGCCAGTTGCAACGGCAGCATCTATGTCTTTCGCGACCGCTATAAAAAGGGTGATGCAAACACTTTTAAACTTAACCCAGCCACCTCTGTTGTAACAGTCACAAGCGGCATCAAAGTGCTGCTCACTAACCTGCAGTTTGTCCTGGCCTAA
- the KBTBD4 gene encoding kelch repeat and BTB domain-containing protein 4 isoform X2, giving the protein MDSSEETGGSSAEENYFVNYTFTDRSHSGRVAQGIMKLCLEDELFADVTISVEGKEFQLHRLVLSAQSCFFRSMFTSNLKEAHNRVIELQDVSESVFQLLVDYIYHGTVKLRAEELQETYEVADMYQLTALFEECSRFLARTVQVRNCLQVMWLADQHSDMELYTAAKHCAKSHLSQLQDTEEFLHLPLRLLTDILTDGVPCSQNPTVAIETWINFNKEERAGFSETLRSSLKVIGENVHIYLIGKESSRTHSLAVSLHCADDDSISVSGQNSLCHQITAACKHGSDLYVVGGSIPRRMWKCNNATIDWEWCAPLPRDRLQHTLVSVPSKDAIYSLGGKTLQDTLSNAVIYYRVRDNVWTETSQLEVAVSGAAGVNLNGVIYLLGGEENDLDFFTKPSRLIQCYDTNTEKCHVKPYVLPFAGRMHAAVHKDVVFIVAEGDSLLCYNPLLDSFTRLCLPDAWSSVPSLWKIASCNGSIYVFRDRYKKGDANTFKLNPATSVVTVTSGIKVLLTNLQFVLA; this is encoded by the exons ATGGACTCTTCAGAAGAGACTGGAGGctcctctgcagaagaaaactaCTTTGTGAACTACACCTTCACCGACCGCTCCCACTCAGGCCGCGTGGCCCAGGGTATTATGAAATTATGCTTGGAGGATGAGCTCTTTGCTGATGTTACAATATCAGTGGAAGGCAAGGAATTCCAGCTGCACCGTTTGGTCCTCTCAGCACAGAGTTGCTTTTTTCGTTCTATGTTCACTTCCAACCTAAAAGAGGCCCACAACCGGGTGATTGAGCTGCAGGACGTTAGTGAGAGTGTCTTTCAGCTCCTGGTGGACTATATTTACCATGGGACTGTAAAGCTGAGGGCAGAGGAATTGCAGGAAACCTATGAAGTGGCAGACATGTACCAGCTGACTGCCCTTTTTGAAGAGTGCTCCCGTTTTCTGGCTCGTACGGTGCAGGTTAGGAACTGTCTGCAGGTCATGTGGTTGGCAGATCAACACAGTGACATGGAGCTCTACACAGCTGCCAAACACTGTGCAAAGTCACATTTGTCTCAACTGCAAGACACAGAGGAGTTCCTACACCTGCCCCTCCGCCTGCTGACAGACATCCTTACAG ATGGCGTTCCATGTTCTCAGAATCCAACAGTTGCCATAGAAACCTGGATCAACTTCAACAAGGAGGAGCGAGCGGGCTTTTCAGAGACACTGCGATCAAGTCTGAAG GTGATTGGAGAAAATGTTCACATCTACCTGATTGGAAAGGAGTCGTCACGTACGCACTCACTCGCTGTCTCTCTGCATTGTGCTGATGATGACTCCATAAGTGTGAGTGGCCAGAACAGCTTGTGTCACCAGATCACTGCAGCCTGCAAGCACGGGAGTGACCTATATGTCGTCGGTGGCTCCATTCCACGACGCATGTGGAAATGCAACAACGCGACCATAGACTGGGAATGGTGTGCCCCTCTGCCCCGTGACCGGCTCCAACACACCCTTGTCTCCGTGCCGAGCAAGGATGCAATCTATTCACTGGGGGGGAAAACTCTCCAGGACACTCTCTCTAATGCCGTCATCTATTACAGAGTACGAGACAATGTCTGGACAGAGACCAGCCAGTTGGAAGTGGCCGTCTCTGGAGCCGCAGGTGTAAACCTTAATGGTGTCATTTACCTGCTGGGTGGGGAGGAAAATGACTTGGACTTCTTCACCAAGCCCTCTCGGCTAATTCAGTGCTACGATACCAACACAGAGAAGTGCCACGTGAAGCCATACGTACTGCCTTTTGCCGGGCGCATGCATGCTGCTGTGCACAAGGATGTGGTGTTCATCGTAGCTGAGGGGGATTCGCTGCTCTGCTATAATCCTCTGCTGGATAGCTTCACCCGGCTCTGCCTGCCAGATGCCTGGAGCTCGGTACCATCCCTCTGGAAAATCGCCAGTTGCAACGGCAGCATCTATGTCTTTCGCGACCGCTATAAAAAGGGTGATGCAAACACTTTTAAACTTAACCCAGCCACCTCTGTTGTAACAGTCACAAGCGGCATCAAAGTGCTGCTCACTAACCTGCAGTTTGTCCTGGCCTAA
- the PTPMT1 gene encoding phosphatidylglycerophosphatase and protein-tyrosine phosphatase 1 isoform X1, whose translation MAVAEALGAAAARLLFYPTLLYTVARARLPGSRWPWVHRPWFHRIDGAVLLGALPLRGRSRTLVAEENVRAVVALNEEYETRFLCCSAQEWEAMGVEQLRLSTVDLTGVPTLENLHKGVEFILKHRACGNSVYVHCKAGRSRSATLVAAYLIQLHHWSPQEAIEAIAKIRPHILIRHKQVQVLETFHRNMITGTTA comes from the exons ATGGCGGTGGCGGAGGCGCTGGGGGCCGCAGCGGCGCGGCTGCTCTTCTACCCGACGCTGCTGTACACGGTGGCGCGGGCGCGGCTGCCCGGGTCCCGCTGGCCCTGGGTCCACCGGCCCTGGTTCCACCGCATCGACGGCGCCGTGCTGCTGGGGGCGCTGCCGCTGCGGGGACGCAGCCGCACG CTGGTGGCGGAGGAGAACGTGCGCGCCGTGGTCGCCCTCAACGAGGAGTACGAGACCCGGTTCCTCTGCTGCTCCGCCCAG GAATGGGAGGCAATGGGAGTGGAGCAACTGCGTCTCAGCACCGTGGATCTAACTGGAGTCCCCACCTTGGAAAACCTCCACAAAGGTGTTGAATTCATACTGAAACACCGAGCCTGCGGTAACAGTGTCTATGTGCACTGCAAGGCAGGACGCTCCCGCAGTGCCACCTTGGTGGCAGCATATTTAATTCAA CTGCATCACTGGAGCCCTCAGGAAGCAATAGAGGCTATTGCCAAGATCCGTCCTCACATCCTCATTCGGCACAAGCAAGTCCAGGTCCTGGAGACATTTCACAGGAACATGATCACTGGGACAACTGCATAG
- the PTPMT1 gene encoding phosphatidylglycerophosphatase and protein-tyrosine phosphatase 1 isoform X2 — translation MAVAEALGAAAARLLFYPTLLYTVARARLPGSRWPWVHRPWFHRIDGAVLLGALPLRGRSRTEWEAMGVEQLRLSTVDLTGVPTLENLHKGVEFILKHRACGNSVYVHCKAGRSRSATLVAAYLIQLHHWSPQEAIEAIAKIRPHILIRHKQVQVLETFHRNMITGTTA, via the exons ATGGCGGTGGCGGAGGCGCTGGGGGCCGCAGCGGCGCGGCTGCTCTTCTACCCGACGCTGCTGTACACGGTGGCGCGGGCGCGGCTGCCCGGGTCCCGCTGGCCCTGGGTCCACCGGCCCTGGTTCCACCGCATCGACGGCGCCGTGCTGCTGGGGGCGCTGCCGCTGCGGGGACGCAGCCGCACG GAATGGGAGGCAATGGGAGTGGAGCAACTGCGTCTCAGCACCGTGGATCTAACTGGAGTCCCCACCTTGGAAAACCTCCACAAAGGTGTTGAATTCATACTGAAACACCGAGCCTGCGGTAACAGTGTCTATGTGCACTGCAAGGCAGGACGCTCCCGCAGTGCCACCTTGGTGGCAGCATATTTAATTCAA CTGCATCACTGGAGCCCTCAGGAAGCAATAGAGGCTATTGCCAAGATCCGTCCTCACATCCTCATTCGGCACAAGCAAGTCCAGGTCCTGGAGACATTTCACAGGAACATGATCACTGGGACAACTGCATAG